The sequence CGTGCGCGGTATCGATCACGATCAGGTCGCATTCGGCGTCGATCAGCGCCTCGGTGCGCGCAAAGCCCTTGTCGCCCACCGTCGTCGCGGCGGCCACGCGCAGCCGGCCCGACCCATCCTTGGTCGCGTTCGGGTAGGTGACCGCCTTCTCGATATCCTTGACGGTGATCAGGCCGACGCAGCGATAGGCCTCGTCCACCACCAGCAGTTTCTCGATCCGCCGCTGGTGGAGCAGGCGACGCGCCTCGCCGGTATTGACCCCGGCGGGCACGGTGACGAGGTTCTGGCTCGTCATCAATTCCGCCACCGGCTGTTCCGGCGCATCGGCGAAGCGCATGTCGCGATGGGTGAGGATGCCCACCAGCGTGCCGTCGGCCTCCACCACCGGGAAGCCCGAGATGCGGTGCCGTTCCATCAGCGCGCGCGCATCGGCGAGCGTGTCGTCGGGGCGCAGCGTGATCGGGTTGACCACCATGCCGCTCTCGAACCGCTTGACCGCGCGCACCGCCGCCGCCTGCTCGTCGACCTCGAGGTTGCGATGGAGCACGCCGATGCCGCCGAGCTGCGCCATGACGATCGCCATGTCGGCCTCGGTCACCGTGTCCATCGCCGCCGACAGGATCGGGATGGTCAGGGCGATGTCGCGCGTTACCCGGCTGCGCGTGTCGGCGCCGCTCGGCACGATATCGGACGCGCCGGGCCGAAGCAGCACGTCGTCGAAGGTCAAACCGAGCTCGATGTTCATGAATCCCCGTGGTGACAGGCGAGAAGGATTCGCGGCCATATAGGCTGCCGCTCCCGGCGGCGCTAGGCCACGTCGGCGCGTGCCAGCAGCGTTCGGGCGCTATCGACGTGCAATGTTTCGATCATTCGACCGCGAAACCGCTCCGCGCCGCCGGTCGCCGCCGCCACCAGCGCACGCGCTTCCTCGATGTCGGCCTCGCTCGGCACGAACAGCCGGTTGCACGGTTCGATCTGGTCGGGGTGGATCAGCGACTTGCCGTCGAAGCCGGCGCGCTGCCCGGCCCTGGCGTCGGCGGCGAACCCTTCGGCATCGTCCAGCCGGTTGTAGACACCGTCCAGCGCCAGCTTGCCCGCCGCGCGCGCGGCCAATAGGATCAGGTGGAGCGAAGGCTCCAGCGCCGCGCGCCCCGCCCCGACCGGAATGCGCAGCGCGGCGGCAAGGTCGTTCACCCCCGCGATCAGCCCGGCCACGGCATGCTCCGCGGCGATCTGGCGCGCGGCATAGACCCCGGCGGCGGTCTCGATCATCGCCAATATCGGCATGCCCGCCCGCTCGCCGACATGGCGCACGGCGAGCGGATCGTCGACCTTCGGCAGCACGATCAGGTCGAGCCCGGGCAGGCGCGCCACCGCCGCGAGATCGGCATCGTGCCAGTTGCTCTCCGCGCCGTTCAACCGCACCGCGAGCAGCCGATCGCCCCAATTCTCGTTCGACGCCGCCACCGCGGCGGCGCGCGCCTCGGCCTTGTCCCCCTCGGCCACGGCGTCTTCCAGATCGAGGATGACGAGATCGCAGGCGAGCGTCCGCGCCTTGGCCACCGCCCGCGCGTTCGAGGCCGGCAGGAACAAAGCGGAGCGGATCGGCGCGATATGGGTCATAGATGCTG is a genomic window of Sphingomonas nostoxanthinifaciens containing:
- a CDS encoding HpcH/HpaI aldolase/citrate lyase family protein, whose amino-acid sequence is MTHIAPIRSALFLPASNARAVAKARTLACDLVILDLEDAVAEGDKAEARAAAVAASNENWGDRLLAVRLNGAESNWHDADLAAVARLPGLDLIVLPKVDDPLAVRHVGERAGMPILAMIETAAGVYAARQIAAEHAVAGLIAGVNDLAAALRIPVGAGRAALEPSLHLILLAARAAGKLALDGVYNRLDDAEGFAADARAGQRAGFDGKSLIHPDQIEPCNRLFVPSEADIEEARALVAAATGGAERFRGRMIETLHVDSARTLLARADVA
- the guaB gene encoding IMP dehydrogenase, translating into MNIELGLTFDDVLLRPGASDIVPSGADTRSRVTRDIALTIPILSAAMDTVTEADMAIVMAQLGGIGVLHRNLEVDEQAAAVRAVKRFESGMVVNPITLRPDDTLADARALMERHRISGFPVVEADGTLVGILTHRDMRFADAPEQPVAELMTSQNLVTVPAGVNTGEARRLLHQRRIEKLLVVDEAYRCVGLITVKDIEKAVTYPNATKDGSGRLRVAAATTVGDKGFARTEALIDAECDLIVIDTAHGHNRDVARAVERVKRLSNSVQIIAGNVATAEATRALIDAGADGIKVGIGPGSICTTRVVAGVGVPQLTAVMEAAEEAWKSGVPVIADGGLRTSGDVAKALAAGASCVMIGSLLAGTDEAPGETFLHQGRAFKSYRGMGSLAAMTRGSADRYFQQDVRDQLKLVPEGIEGQVPYKGPAREVIHQLVGGVKAAMGYTGAATLAELREKARFVRITNAGLRESHVHDVTITRESPNYPSLG